A stretch of DNA from Chionomys nivalis chromosome 14, mChiNiv1.1, whole genome shotgun sequence:
GTTCAGCTATGCCAAAGCTGACATGCTCCCACCATCCCTGGTGGCCACTGCTGGAGGCTGATACTTTGAGCAACAAGAAGAATGTGGGCTTCCCATTGGCCCTGGAAGTTGCCAGACacaaggcagacagagagactCCACAGAAAGCTCAGTGATCCCATTCAGGAGTCACCCTGGTCACTTCTTAGCCAGCAGTCAAGAGATGCTAGCAGCAATGGCAAATGTCACAGGATGCCAGGAGCTAGGATTTCTGCCAAAGCAAATGTCTTTGTTCTCTGGACAATACCTGGTAAGGACTGTTCACCTTCACCTTGAGTCCTCTGGGCGGGCCCATATAAAGGACTCTGGGAGTCCACGCATCTCTCCTTTGAACCCACTCTGAGCAAGAAGCCCATATCTGCTAATGGGAGCCAAGATGGAGCTTCTAATGGAAGAGTCTCTATGCTAGAGCAAACACCAGCTGGCTCTGCCATTCAGGTCCCATTTTAGAATACTCCACAGCAGAATACAGATCCGGCTGGAATTCCTAGGGGCGTGTTGCCTGACCTCAGAGAAACCAAGTTAAGCCTCTGTTATCATTTTCTCATGGCAAAGCTGCCTGAAGTAACACACCACCAGCGTGCCTGCCCAGGCAACAGAGCCCTCACTACAAGCCTACCTGGGATTCTAGCTGCCTCTGCCCACTTTTGGCAGTGCTGTGGTATTTCAGAGTTCATCGTAGCAGTGGGTAGCTAGGGGAATTTTCCCAAAACTTCAAGGCAAAGGTGTAATGTTTTTATTACAAGCCCCCTCCCCCTTTGGGgatttttacctttaaaaaccCTAAATGTTGCTATCGCCGCAGGCATGACGGGCAATGAGCAGGAAAAGAGACGGTGGAGAGGCATTGCAGACCTCCTGTGTGAGCTAAAAAGGCATCTGAATGTGTCGTGCAGTCCGCATAGAAGGCTGGGGAAGTAGCAAGGGGATGCTGTGTTTTACTGCATTTAAAATACTATATTAAAATACTACTGCAGCCTTTTAAGAGCCTGGTTCTCTCTGGACTTTAAAATTGTTCCTATGCAGCTTATTTTAGTTTTGCTTGATCAAATGAACCGAAGATTTTTCCACGGGGAACAAGAGAGACTATTTTACAACTGTTCTTAAGCAACTGAGCACGGAGGTTAAGATAGGAATATAAATAAGGGAGGAAAAACCAGCCAGGGCAAGCCAAGTCTCTGCTACTAGTTGGTCACCAACTGAGCTAGCCAAGTCACTTTGGGCTCTACAACCCCCAGTTCCTCTTCTCTCTAATGGGCTATTTAATGGTGGCGTCTCAGTGGGTTGTTGTGTGTTTTAAATGAGACGAGGAATGACTCCCAGTAAACCccattcttcactactttggccTCCGTCCCCTCACGTTTTCTCTGCCCCTGTGATGTCCACgactcatgttttctttttccagcttTCTGAGACTCCCCATGTAGCTAAGAGTGGCCTGGATCCCCAGTACTCCTCTTCCTGCGTCCTTGAGCTGTAGGCACACACCGCCAAGTCTTCCAGGTGTCACACCTTATGGCTTGGTTCCCCTTTGCCCCAGGTCTTGTGGAATTACCTGCATTCTCTGGTCTCTGCACGCAGGCACCTCCTCTCTGATGGGCTCCGCCATCCATGTCTGCTATACATAATCCCTGTATACTCTCTACACCAGCCCCCTCCTCCTGACAGCCTGACCCCCTTTCATACCAGGGTACAGGGGAGAGATGCCAGAGCCAGGCTTGGGGGCTCAGAGAAGAATATTGTCAGGGATAACTCCACAGAGAACAGGAGTTAAATGGGAGGGTGCGGGTGAGTGAAAGTGGGCTGGGAACCATGTCCAGACAAAGGCAACATTGTTTGTATCCATCAGAAGAGCACCTGCCAGAGTGCCCCCTAATTACATGTTCACTGATCTTTCTCCATCTAGCTCCAGCAGGCTGACAGGGTATCCTGTCCACCTCTGTCTCTGCGGCTTACAGCCCAGCACCTGGCATGGAGTGTGGAAGTATCCAATAGACGTTTTCTGGGTCCATGAATGCACAATAGCAGACGATGTGCAGACAATCACAGCCTGACCCCAGGAGCCCACAAGATGCAAAGATCAAAAAAGGGTCACAGAGGGTAGGCAGCAcagggaagctgaggtaggagttgagggtgcacacctataatcccagcttctaggaagatgaggcaggaggactgcaagtCCAAGACCTGTTTGGACTACATAGTGGGACCCCAtctcaacaacaaaacccagaagaGCATAGTAGAACATGCTGGAATAGTAGAACATGCTGGAATAGTAGTACATGCTGGAGTAGTAGAACATGCTGGAATAGTAGTGCATGCTGGAATAGTAGTACATGCTGGAATAGTAAGTAGTACATGCTGGAATAGTAGTACATGCTGGATAGTAGTACATGCTGGAATAGTAAGTAGTACATGCTGGAATAGTAGTACATGCTGGAATAGTAGTGCATGCTGGAATAGTAGTACATGCTGGAATAGTAGTGCATGCTGGAATAGTAGTACATGCTGGATAGTAGTACATGCTGGAATAGTAAGTAGTACATGCTGGATAGTAGTACATGCTGGAATAGTAAGTAGTACATGCTGGAATAGTAAGTAGTACATGCTGGAATAGTAGTACATGCTGGATAGTAGTACATGCTGGAATAGTAGTACATGCTGGATAGTAGTACATGCTGGAATAGtagtacatgcctgtagtccagcactcaagaggctgcaGCAAGGAACTGACTAAATTGGAGTCAGATTGGAAtatacagtgaattccaggccagcttgaaCTGTACTGTCAGAGAGACAGAGCTGAGGAAACTCTTGAGACTCTTCCGCTAGAAGTGCTGACTGGATCGGCACAATCttccattttctctcatttgacaAGCAGCCCTTTGATCACTACCAACTGAACAAACAAGTTCTTACTCAGGATAAATGTCAAACCCTCCACTTGAATTCAAACATGTAATTCAACTTGTCCAGAGCAAGAGATTaagccaaaaacaacaaaaaagtggcatttaaaaaaaaaaaaaaaaaccctgtgctTTAACTTGATGGTCTTCTGGGGGTGCGCCCACAGCAGAACTCAACTGGAGGCGGAGCACCCAGCTCAAGGTGCACAAGAACCAAGACTTCTCTGCAGAAGCCACACACACTAGGGTCCCCTGGAGCACGGTTTGAGcaaaaagggaaaggggggaggggcagggggatGATCCAGTCTTTCCCATCAGGAGAAGGTAATGAGTCCAAGAGTAGCCACAAGGAGCTCCCGCTAAGCCCCAGCTTGGGCTCGTCTGTACTTGTCTGTGCTCCTGCAGCAATGGCAGATCTGGACTGCTTCTGTGCAGGGGCCTGTCCATCCACAGGTGCACGGGCTCCATGGGAGATGGGCCACCAGGGGTGGCCTGAGGGTATTCCTACCCAAGAGGTCAATGAGGCTGACCACAAAGAGCAGTGGGCTTAGCATGGTGGGACACGGGGCACGACAACAGTGAATGATGGACTGGCTTTTTCTTACTTGTCTGACGTAGGCCTTCATTTCTTCACCTCTAACaatatttctctgtctcttggatgttTTCAGGGCAGATGGCATGGTGTATATAAAGCAACCGTGTATAATACAATTCTAATTATTCCTTGTAAAGGTCCCTTTTGTGCACTGTGCCCCAGGGCACTGGCTAGGCAGGTTCGGCCGCCTGCCTCCTCTTGAGGAGGTACCACCCCTGGGATAAGCCTCTAAAGCTGAGCACCTGCATCCTCAAAGCCACAGCAACACGGGGCCGGTGGTTTGCCAGCGCTGGGTGAATTGGAGGCAGGGCTCAGCTTCCAGCCCTTAGCTCCACATTGTGAAGAATAGTCACTGGGTAGAAGACAGGGCAAGTGAGCCTAGAGGTGACCCCGGGCAGAGCAAGGAGGCAATACAGCCCCTACCACTCTGACCTTGTCTTTCCATGCCTGGACACTAGCATGTAGGAAGCCAACCCAGGACACAGTCCTCTTGGGCTGACCCTGACACCAAAGGTTGAGTTCCTACCAACTCAACAGTGTGCTTCAAAACACTGCCCCTCCAGGGCCTCGGTTTCTCCCCTGCAAATGAGACCGTTAATGCCTTCAGATGCATCCACAGCTTCACGCCTTTAGGGCACTGTAACGCAGGCTGTGGGTGCAGGTGGGTCTGACTTGAACACTGATTTGGCCTCGACTTGGCCAGTTATTTAACTTCTTCGTGCCTGGGTTTATTAACATGTAACATCTATGCTCATCTCCAGGATCACTTGTGAAAACTGGAGATGCTCCGGCGGATTTGCTCAACACAGAGGCACACAGTAAGTGATTTTATCATCTTAAGGATCCTGTAACCACGGAATACCGTAGTGTTTCGGGAAATGCACAGGTTTCTGATAGAGAAATGCGAAAGAGTTGTGTCTGTCACTAGGTCACAAGCCAAGAAAGAGGCAAACCCAAGGAAGGGTCTGGAGAAACATCCATCCCATCCCTCTTCCCTTAGTCATGGTAGAATAGGGAGAGGGCTCTAAAGCCAGGAAGTGGGGTTCCAGCCCAAAGGAACCGATTGCTGCCTGAGTCCTAGTGTTTGCAGCCCCTTTCGAGagagggtgtggggtgggggcgAGGAAGATGCCGCCAGAGGCCAGGAACCCGGTCTCCCCGGGCTAGGTCTGATGTGTCCCTGGCCGGCAGGCGTGCCGGAGCAGCGCTGGTCCATGCAGGTGCCCTCCGAGGTGAGCGCGGAGGCAGGCGACGCGGCGATGCTGCCCTGTACCTTCACGCACCCGCACCGCCACTACGACGGGCCGCTGACTGCCATCTGGCGCGCGGGCGAGCCGTATGCGGGCCCGCAGGTGTTCCGATGCACCGCGGCGCGAGGCAGCGAGCTGTGCCAGACGGCTCTGAGCCTGCAGGGCCGCTTCCGCCTGCTGGGCAACCCGCGCCACAACGACCTGTCACTGCGCGTCGAGCGCCTCGCCCTGGAGGACAGTGGCCGCTACTTCTGCCGCGTGGAGTTCGCCGGCGACGCCCACGACCGCTATGAGAGCCGCCACGGGGTCCGGCTGCGCGTGACCGGTGAGGCGGGCTGGCGGCGGAGGAGGTGGTACCCAACTTCCCCGCATCCCTGTCCCAAGAGCCTACTGGGTGCCAGGGAGGCCTCTGAGAACTTGGTAGAAATGCAGAATTCAGATCCCAGGAAAGACTGGACTGGGGCGGGTAGGTGGTGTTTCGATGCTCGTAAACACCAGTAACTggcaaggaaggagagaaaaacaacCAATAATCCTAACCTGGCAAGGGGTGCAGAAGGAGGTACGCCCCCTGCACTGAAAGatttctcaccccaccccctgcacATCCCTTGCCCCTAGAGCACTACGTACAATTGGCCCCTCCCTGCGGTTGTGACCCTTTGGTAACCACCAGCTGAAAGCCTAGCAGTCCAAGTAATATACAAGTATTAGTTTGCCAATTCTCAGTGACCCCGTAAAACAAAGGCAATTGTGATCACCAATTTAcatatggagaaactgaggcaaagaagaaaaatagcttGCTAAGGCCACTACTGCAATAGGACCCAGAAAGCCTGGCGCCCAGGtgttcctctcttctctctgggcTCCCCCACTACCTCACCGGTGCTTCCATCTTGGAAGTCGCACCCCTTGCCTTCTCAAATCGTAGCCTCTCTCACGCTCCTGGGGCGCTGTCCTCTGCCGGGTGACCCGCGCCCGCCTTCTTCCCCCGCAGCTGCACCGCGGATTGTCAACATCTCGGTGCTGCCAGGCCCCGCGCACGCCTTCCGCGCACTCTGCACGGCCGAGGGGGAGCCCCCGCCTGCCCTCTCCTGGTCCGGCCCCGCCCTGGGCAACAGCTCGGCGGCCGAGCAGAGCCAGGGTCATGGCTACCAGGTGACCGCCGAGCTGCCGGCGCTGACTCGAGATGGGCGCTACACGTGCACGGCAGCCAATAGCCTGGGCCGCGCAGAGGCCAGTGTCTACCTGTTCCGCTTCCGTGGCGCCCCCGGAGCCTCCACTCTGGCGCTCCTACTCGGCGCGCTGGGTCTCAAGGCGCTGCTGCTGCTTGGTGTTCTGGGTGCGCGAGCCACCCGCCGACGACTAGGTGGGTGCACCCCAGATCTGGGTGGGGACGAAGGGGAGGACAgggcctcccttccctttctggcGGACCATCCTGCGTGGCCCATCAGAGCATCCTTTCTCCACCTGGATCAGCTCAGTTCCTTCTCTGCCTGGAGCCCGGGAGGCGGGACATGCTTGAGGCTCTTTGCAGTGTGGAAGGCGAGGCTCTGCAAAGTAGCTTGCTTTTTGCAGAGTCACACAGATGGTGACCCACCCAGTTCTGTCAGGtgtaaagcagttttttgttgttgctgttgctgttccAGCTGctaatttttgatttttgtttttaaccaccACACTACAACTCAGTGTCCCGTAAAGGTCAGGCTTCCCCTTAAATTCTAACAAGCATCTTGCCTCCCTGATACTGGCCACACGAAGATGCCAGGATGTGATTCCCTGCCAACCCATAAGAGGCTGAGTCTGCAGAGCTTTGTGATAGCCCCCTAAGAAGAGTTCCCGCAGACCCCAGAAACTGAAGAAGGCAGTGGACATCTTGCTATTCTGAGgccttaaaaagagagagagagaggggggggggaaacTAATCTGAAAAATGTGAGGAACGTGAGCTTGGAAAACATGAATGGCACACCTGGCTGGGGAACTCGGCACTTTGAGAAAGCCTCTCCACACGGCATCCCAGCCCTTGATGGGGTGTCTGCTTGATGAGCATCCCCGAGAGGGAGGGACTTTCTCAGGGCTCCTCGGTTCCTCCAGACCAGGAACATCAGCCTCAAACTCTCCAGGGATGAAACTGCCCCCGCTGCTCACCTTACTGTGACCCTGCCATTCTTGCTGGTCTCTCGGACTTAACGAACATGCTGTGTTTCAGGGTCCTCCCTCAGAAAGGCTGCTTTGCTCTGTGGCCCACATCTCCCTTAGCCCACCAGTTAACTCCTATTTGTCTATGGGATTCAGGCTTCACAGCCGCTTTGGCTAGCTGTCCATCTGCAG
This window harbors:
- the Siglec15 gene encoding sialic acid-binding Ig-like lectin 15 codes for the protein MCPWPAGVPEQRWSMQVPSEVSAEAGDAAMLPCTFTHPHRHYDGPLTAIWRAGEPYAGPQVFRCTAARGSELCQTALSLQGRFRLLGNPRHNDLSLRVERLALEDSGRYFCRVEFAGDAHDRYESRHGVRLRVTAAPRIVNISVLPGPAHAFRALCTAEGEPPPALSWSGPALGNSSAAEQSQGHGYQVTAELPALTRDGRYTCTAANSLGRAEASVYLFRFRGAPGASTLALLLGALGLKALLLLGVLGARATRRRLDHLVTQDTPPRSQAQESNYENLNQMSPPGHQLPRVYCGELLGHHHPVVHREK